A window of Haliscomenobacter hydrossis DSM 1100 contains these coding sequences:
- a CDS encoding NADP-dependent glyceraldehyde-3-phosphate dehydrogenase — MNTLTHLLDQLFPEENAIPEENRLTTPIHQREMLIDGQMIPWTGTVQEVYSPVHVQTADGLKRLLIGSYPLAGQAEADAALEAAVKAFDNGRGEWPTMPIAERIECMEKFTGRMIEQKDLIVNLLMYEIGKSLADSTKEFDRTVEYIYDTIDMLKELDRNSSRFRIEQGIIGQIRRSPLGVVLCMGPFNYPLNETYTMLIPALLMGNTMLFKPPKHGTLLHYPMLEAFRDCFPKGVMNTLYGRGGTVVPALMQSGKINVLTLIGSSRVANDLKKMHPKVNRLRAVLGLDAKNAAIILEDADIDLAVKECVLGSLSFNGQRCTAIKIILVHRNIADKFLEKFAEAVNKLPFGMPWQKGVAITPLPEPNKPAYLKDLVEDAEANGATVINTGGGTIHESFFYPAVVYPVNEKMKIYREEQFGPVVPVVPFSSMEEPIQYLIDSPHGQQVSIFGNDPDEIAHLVDQLVNLVSRVNINAQCQRGPDTFPFTGRKDSAEGTLSVEDAIRAFSIRTVVATKETEKNKEILNEIVEGHRSQFLSTKFIF; from the coding sequence ATGAACACATTGACACACCTGCTCGATCAACTTTTCCCGGAAGAAAATGCCATCCCGGAAGAGAACCGATTGACGACACCCATTCATCAACGCGAAATGCTGATTGATGGCCAAATGATTCCCTGGACGGGCACCGTTCAGGAAGTCTATTCACCCGTACATGTACAAACTGCAGATGGACTCAAACGCCTGCTGATCGGCAGTTACCCACTGGCCGGACAGGCCGAAGCCGATGCTGCTCTGGAAGCAGCCGTAAAGGCCTTCGACAATGGCCGGGGCGAATGGCCCACCATGCCCATTGCCGAACGAATCGAGTGTATGGAGAAATTTACGGGCAGAATGATCGAGCAAAAAGACTTGATCGTCAATTTGTTGATGTACGAAATCGGGAAATCTCTGGCGGATTCTACCAAAGAATTTGACCGTACCGTGGAATACATCTACGACACCATCGACATGCTCAAGGAATTGGACCGCAATTCTTCCCGCTTTCGCATTGAACAGGGCATCATTGGCCAAATCCGGCGTTCACCCCTGGGGGTCGTCCTCTGTATGGGGCCTTTCAACTACCCGCTGAACGAGACCTACACCATGTTGATTCCGGCCTTGCTCATGGGCAATACCATGCTGTTCAAACCACCCAAACACGGGACCTTGTTGCACTATCCGATGCTGGAAGCATTCCGCGATTGTTTCCCCAAAGGCGTGATGAATACCTTGTACGGACGTGGTGGCACCGTGGTACCCGCCCTGATGCAATCGGGAAAAATCAATGTGTTGACCCTGATCGGATCGAGCCGGGTGGCCAACGATTTGAAAAAAATGCACCCCAAAGTGAACCGCCTCCGTGCGGTACTGGGACTCGATGCTAAAAACGCCGCGATCATTCTGGAAGATGCCGACATTGATCTGGCGGTAAAAGAGTGTGTCCTCGGCTCACTCTCCTTCAATGGCCAGCGTTGTACGGCCATCAAAATCATCCTGGTACACCGGAACATCGCCGATAAGTTTTTGGAAAAATTTGCGGAAGCAGTGAATAAATTGCCCTTTGGCATGCCCTGGCAAAAAGGCGTGGCCATCACCCCGCTGCCCGAACCCAACAAACCTGCCTACCTCAAGGATTTGGTGGAGGATGCGGAAGCCAATGGCGCAACCGTCATCAACACAGGTGGCGGCACCATCCACGAATCTTTCTTTTATCCGGCGGTGGTCTACCCGGTCAACGAAAAAATGAAAATTTACCGCGAGGAGCAGTTTGGCCCCGTTGTGCCCGTCGTGCCTTTTTCCAGCATGGAAGAACCGATTCAATACCTGATCGATTCGCCACACGGCCAACAAGTGAGCATCTTCGGCAATGACCCTGATGAAATTGCCCATTTGGTAGACCAGTTGGTGAACCTGGTCAGCCGGGTAAACATCAACGCACAATGCCAACGCGGGCCAGATACTTTCCCTTTCACAGGCCGCAAGGATTCCGCCGAAGGAACGCTATCCGTTGAGGATGCCATTCGGGCTTTCTCCATCCGCACGGTAGTGGCAACCAAAGAAACGGAAAAGAACAAGGAAATCCTCAACGAGATTGTGGAAGGGCATCGCTCGCAGTTCTTGTCGACGAAGTTTATTTTTTAG
- a CDS encoding TonB-dependent receptor domain-containing protein — translation MRLSIITLIAILFTSIISAQNPGGKSSIKGKIVGALIDSTSRQPVEFATVVLVEAQTQKQIDGVTTDEKGEFKFSDVVLGRYQLLFTFIGYKNKTLNNVALSPEKPDFNANTVSFSPESYTLEGVEIVGQSSIIENRIDKMVYNAEKDVSTIGGDASDVLSRVPMLSVDVNGGVSLRGSSNIQILINGRPSSIFSGGVADALKSIPAEQIKSIEVITSPSARYDGEGSAGIINIITRKKAPQGFTGNASVSVGTRFNNANLGLNYARGRFGLSFNGGFRDSPSRPSISNFERRDFLDTGERILTQTGEGDGSNSGGRGNLELSYDINAYNRISTNISNGRRGRSSTNFTDALFIDPAANLRQEYTRESFGDSKSNGLDWNFDYRRTFVKPKQELTFSVQLENDKDQVENLVQQSGNDPSLARNESNGNKGRNLETLVQLDYTHPFGKKVELETGVKGVFRNIGSDFNYRNYDAASQTFILDELRSDQFDYTQNVMAGYASFKIELSERWGLLAGARYEGTSIGGDYANAEREPFSFDYSNVLPSTTLNYKISELSGIKFSFGQRIQRPDEDYINPYVAVTDPRDIEVGNPLLLPEVTNQYELTYNTSTKVFNMNFGTFYRATRDIIEAILNVVDDGVSLTTYQNIGKSSTLGGNLFASVTLKDKLQLRGNATVLYYSGEGLVNNVRITNSGAFWNGNLNLSYTFSKSFRAEVNGFYSAPRVGLQGSRAAYARSSFAVRKDIWKKKASIGVVAVQPFAKYLKFPNRLSGTNFEQFSEYAFAQRSYGISFSYRFGKLDFKDRREDGERGGEQRDGGDNGFR, via the coding sequence ATGAGACTGTCCATCATCACCCTGATTGCAATTTTGTTTACATCCATTATTTCTGCCCAAAACCCTGGTGGTAAGTCATCTATCAAGGGGAAAATTGTCGGTGCATTAATCGATTCTACCAGTCGTCAGCCCGTTGAGTTTGCTACGGTTGTCCTGGTAGAAGCCCAAACCCAAAAACAAATCGATGGGGTAACCACTGACGAAAAAGGCGAATTCAAATTCTCCGACGTGGTGTTGGGCCGGTATCAGTTGCTGTTTACTTTCATCGGATACAAAAACAAAACCCTGAACAATGTTGCGCTCAGTCCGGAGAAGCCGGATTTTAACGCCAACACGGTTTCTTTTTCCCCCGAAAGTTATACCCTGGAAGGGGTAGAAATTGTGGGACAGTCGTCGATCATTGAGAACCGGATCGACAAGATGGTTTACAATGCCGAGAAGGATGTGTCCACCATCGGAGGGGATGCCTCTGACGTACTCTCACGAGTGCCCATGCTGTCGGTTGATGTCAACGGTGGGGTCAGCCTGCGCGGTTCCAGCAATATTCAGATTCTGATCAACGGGCGCCCTTCGTCCATTTTTTCGGGCGGTGTGGCCGATGCCCTCAAGTCTATTCCTGCTGAACAAATCAAAAGTATTGAAGTAATTACCAGTCCTTCCGCGCGTTACGACGGCGAAGGCAGTGCCGGGATCATCAACATCATTACCCGCAAGAAAGCACCACAAGGTTTTACGGGCAATGCTTCGGTATCGGTCGGTACCCGGTTCAACAATGCCAACCTGGGTTTGAACTATGCCCGTGGTCGTTTTGGACTGAGTTTCAACGGCGGTTTTCGGGATTCTCCCAGCCGTCCTTCCATCAGTAATTTTGAGCGCCGGGATTTTCTCGATACGGGTGAGCGCATCTTGACCCAAACGGGGGAAGGGGATGGATCCAACTCAGGAGGGCGTGGCAATTTGGAACTCAGCTACGACATCAACGCCTACAACCGCATTTCGACCAACATCAGCAATGGTCGCCGTGGCCGATCAAGCACCAACTTTACCGATGCCCTCTTCATCGATCCGGCTGCTAACCTCCGCCAGGAATACACCCGGGAGTCTTTCGGCGATTCCAAAAGCAATGGCCTGGACTGGAATTTTGACTACCGCCGCACTTTTGTTAAACCCAAGCAAGAGCTAACCTTTTCCGTTCAACTGGAAAACGACAAGGATCAGGTAGAAAACCTCGTACAACAATCCGGCAATGACCCCAGTCTGGCACGCAATGAAAGCAACGGCAACAAAGGCCGCAACCTGGAAACCCTGGTGCAATTAGATTATACGCACCCCTTTGGTAAAAAAGTAGAGTTAGAAACGGGGGTCAAAGGAGTTTTCCGCAACATCGGTAGTGATTTTAACTACCGCAACTACGATGCGGCTTCCCAAACCTTTATCCTGGATGAATTGCGTTCGGATCAGTTTGATTACACCCAAAATGTAATGGCAGGTTATGCCTCTTTCAAAATTGAGCTCTCCGAGCGTTGGGGTTTGTTGGCCGGGGCACGTTACGAAGGCACCAGCATTGGCGGAGATTATGCCAATGCCGAACGGGAACCCTTCTCTTTCGACTATTCCAATGTCTTGCCCAGTACAACGTTGAACTACAAAATCAGCGAGCTGAGTGGCATCAAATTTAGCTTTGGCCAGCGCATCCAGCGCCCTGATGAAGATTACATCAATCCCTACGTGGCCGTAACTGACCCTCGTGACATTGAGGTGGGCAACCCTCTCCTACTACCCGAAGTCACCAATCAGTACGAATTGACTTATAATACCTCCACCAAAGTCTTCAACATGAACTTTGGTACTTTCTACCGGGCTACCCGCGACATCATCGAGGCCATCCTCAATGTTGTTGACGATGGGGTCAGTTTGACGACTTACCAAAACATTGGGAAAAGCTCCACCTTGGGCGGCAACCTTTTTGCTTCCGTTACGTTAAAGGACAAGCTGCAACTGCGGGGAAATGCAACTGTCCTTTATTACAGTGGCGAAGGTTTGGTCAATAACGTGCGGATTACCAACTCTGGAGCATTCTGGAACGGCAACCTAAATTTGAGTTACACCTTTTCCAAGTCCTTCCGCGCCGAGGTCAACGGCTTTTATTCCGCACCTCGGGTGGGTTTGCAGGGCTCCAGAGCGGCTTATGCGCGTAGCTCTTTTGCCGTGCGCAAGGACATTTGGAAGAAAAAAGCCTCCATTGGCGTGGTGGCAGTTCAACCTTTTGCCAAGTATTTGAAATTCCCCAACCGCTTGTCGGGCACCAATTTTGAACAATTCAGCGAGTATGCTTTTGCGCAGCGCTCTTATGGCATCAGCTTTAGCTACCGTTTTGGCAAACTGGACTTTAAAGACCGCAGGGAAGATGGCGAACGTGGAGGAGAGCAACGAGATGGCGGAGACAATGGCTTCCGATAA
- a CDS encoding energy transducer TonB produces the protein MKNQALNDLLRQWLRGEVRRSEESRLERSVQEDPFLSDAWEGYSQQPQAEHLQQIERLQAKIAARTQGVQKKPAPIVVWFPRLAAAAAVLLLIGFSWRWLNNPRDKEELAIQVPSIEKESKIQNEPGKTIPEVADVGSADKAPLPAPDKKAGPSPSSPIVAVTEEAAKMDKKEAPANGLLADEVQAELAEAKPKIKDDAPGGAASTRSAANLAEKEATKPVSPSPSITRDLLPQPIQTIGGIVMDNQGQRAAGVPVQKNANTFAITNRDGAFELPSAAPAQVQLISNDDFESKSVRLDDNNEQVVLQRKTTASKKSFDASDRREGVGYPSPEGGFEKFEQYIRDNLETPFEAKRNLISGDVTLEFTFEKDGTPTRIGVLRSLGFGCDQAAEHLIENGPKWRNVKPGVWVIYKVTFK, from the coding sequence ATGAAAAACCAGGCATTAAACGATCTATTGCGACAGTGGTTGCGCGGCGAAGTTCGACGCAGCGAGGAAAGTCGTTTGGAACGTTCGGTGCAGGAAGACCCCTTCCTCTCCGACGCCTGGGAAGGATATAGCCAGCAGCCTCAAGCTGAGCATCTCCAGCAAATTGAACGTTTACAGGCAAAAATAGCCGCTAGAACCCAGGGGGTGCAAAAAAAGCCTGCGCCGATTGTCGTCTGGTTCCCTCGTCTGGCCGCTGCTGCTGCTGTACTCCTGTTGATTGGATTCAGCTGGCGCTGGTTGAATAATCCCCGGGACAAAGAGGAATTGGCCATTCAGGTGCCGAGCATAGAAAAGGAATCGAAGATCCAAAACGAACCGGGGAAGACTATTCCCGAAGTAGCAGATGTAGGGTCTGCAGATAAAGCCCCTCTTCCTGCACCCGATAAAAAAGCAGGCCCAAGCCCATCCAGTCCGATTGTTGCGGTGACAGAAGAAGCCGCCAAAATGGACAAAAAAGAAGCGCCAGCAAATGGGCTGCTTGCTGACGAAGTGCAAGCCGAATTGGCAGAGGCCAAACCCAAAATAAAGGACGACGCTCCAGGTGGAGCAGCAAGCACCCGTTCTGCGGCAAATTTGGCAGAAAAAGAGGCCACTAAACCAGTTTCGCCCTCACCCAGCATCACGCGCGATTTGTTGCCTCAACCCATCCAAACCATTGGCGGCATTGTAATGGACAATCAGGGGCAACGTGCTGCCGGAGTACCTGTACAAAAAAATGCCAATACCTTTGCGATCACCAACCGGGACGGCGCTTTTGAACTTCCTTCCGCCGCACCAGCACAGGTACAACTGATCTCTAATGATGATTTTGAATCCAAATCCGTGCGTTTGGATGACAACAATGAACAGGTAGTTTTACAACGTAAAACCACAGCCAGCAAAAAATCCTTCGATGCCAGCGATCGTCGCGAAGGAGTGGGCTATCCCAGTCCCGAAGGTGGGTTTGAAAAATTTGAGCAATACATCCGGGATAATCTGGAAACACCCTTCGAAGCTAAACGGAATTTAATCAGCGGAGACGTGACGCTGGAATTTACTTTTGAAAAAGACGGCACCCCCACCCGCATTGGTGTGCTGCGTTCTTTGGGTTTTGGCTGTGACCAGGCCGCGGAGCACCTCATCGAAAATGGTCCCAAATGGCGCAATGTAAAGCCAGGGGTTTGGGTGATTTATAAGGTGACGTTTAAATAG
- a CDS encoding TonB-dependent receptor domain-containing protein encodes MKKIISTQLLLLSIVALSAQQPLTKPAQDTTKKPGQQWQGQRPAQTGAQPGQAPAAGGPPAAWQAQGPSITGRIAGVLLDSSSRQPVEFATVVLINSQSQKQLDGVVTDDKGIFKFPEVTLGKYDLVVSFIGYRSKTLKGITLTPQKPDYSTGNFFLAAESVNLATVEVVGQQAVMENKIDKFVYNADKDITSSVGDASDVLQRVPLLAVDGDGNLSLRGSSNLQILINGKASALFSGGNVGDALKSIPADQIKSVEVITNPSAKYDGEGSAGIVNIITKKKSAEGFTGTVSASGGTRANNANLSLNYQRGRFGLNFNGGSFYTPPRPSSSTFLREDFLSTGTRTLDQVTNGNSSYYGPRGTLGMNYDINAYNSINSSLTFNGFGQISDNTTEALFLDPASNFRQEYTRVAEANSLRGGFDWNSDYRRTFKTPEQELAFSFQLTGQNSLTKNTLSQEGDDPSLLRNEKNDNRGINLETTLQLDYAHPFSKKVKLETGIKGVMRDIDSDFSYSAFNQDNQQYVADPQRSDVFLYDQNVLAGYASFNIKLGEKWGIIAGTRYEHTDIAGKYRNEERVPFASDYDNFLPSIIINRNLKKPGSSVKLSYANRIQRPSLRFVNPYIELTDPRDITVGTPLLFPEQTDQLEFNYNTFLKGGTVINAGIFTRFTNAIIEPFTIVINDTDNIPAEQEALINSIKPFLGQIDDGISITTYQNIGKSTTIGFNFFSSVTIKKVQFRGGATVSHYTGEGILAGERVSNSGIVWNGNLNFTWTMSKSLKFEANGFYLSPRVGIQGVRSAYTRSSFGIRKEIWKKKGSIGIVAVQPFQRDVRFPTRLEGATFRQTSEYAFAQRSYGLSFSYRFGKLDFNKAPRQRNSKIKNDDLKDGGGENSGF; translated from the coding sequence ATGAAAAAGATTATTTCTACCCAACTGTTGTTATTGTCGATTGTAGCCCTCAGTGCACAACAGCCTTTAACTAAACCGGCCCAAGACACCACTAAGAAACCTGGTCAGCAATGGCAAGGTCAAAGACCTGCTCAAACTGGCGCTCAGCCAGGGCAAGCACCCGCCGCTGGTGGTCCTCCGGCTGCCTGGCAGGCTCAAGGCCCTAGCATTACTGGCCGTATCGCGGGAGTCCTGCTGGATTCTTCGTCTCGCCAACCCGTAGAATTTGCTACGGTGGTGCTCATCAATTCCCAATCGCAAAAACAATTGGACGGGGTCGTTACCGACGACAAAGGCATTTTTAAATTTCCGGAAGTGACTCTGGGCAAATACGACCTGGTCGTTTCCTTTATCGGCTACCGCAGTAAAACGCTCAAAGGCATTACCCTTACGCCTCAAAAACCGGATTATTCCACGGGTAATTTTTTCCTCGCGGCAGAAAGTGTCAACCTGGCTACGGTAGAGGTGGTCGGGCAACAAGCCGTGATGGAAAACAAAATTGACAAGTTTGTCTACAATGCCGACAAAGACATTACCAGCAGTGTGGGTGATGCCTCCGATGTGTTGCAAAGAGTACCCTTATTGGCAGTGGATGGTGATGGCAACCTCTCCTTGCGCGGCTCCAGCAACTTGCAAATTTTGATCAATGGCAAAGCTTCCGCTCTATTTTCAGGCGGAAACGTTGGCGATGCCCTGAAGTCAATCCCGGCAGACCAGATCAAAAGTGTCGAAGTGATCACAAACCCTTCCGCCAAATACGATGGGGAAGGTAGCGCGGGGATCGTCAACATCATTACCAAGAAAAAATCTGCCGAGGGTTTTACGGGTACAGTGTCAGCCTCGGGGGGTACCCGTGCCAACAATGCCAATCTTTCCCTGAACTACCAAAGAGGGCGGTTTGGTTTGAATTTCAACGGTGGAAGTTTTTATACCCCTCCACGGCCTTCCAGTTCAACTTTCCTGCGGGAAGATTTCCTGAGTACTGGAACCCGTACCCTGGATCAGGTCACCAATGGCAACAGCAGCTATTACGGCCCCAGAGGAACCTTAGGCATGAACTACGACATCAACGCCTACAACAGCATCAACTCCTCTTTGACCTTTAATGGTTTTGGGCAAATATCTGACAATACTACCGAAGCATTGTTTCTCGATCCGGCCAGCAATTTCCGCCAGGAATATACCCGGGTTGCCGAAGCAAATTCGCTGCGGGGCGGATTTGACTGGAACTCTGACTATCGGCGTACTTTCAAAACACCGGAACAGGAGCTTGCTTTTTCTTTCCAGCTTACCGGCCAAAACAGTTTGACCAAAAATACATTGAGCCAGGAGGGCGATGACCCCAGTCTGTTGCGCAACGAAAAAAACGACAACCGTGGCATCAATTTGGAAACAACCCTGCAACTCGATTATGCCCATCCTTTTAGCAAAAAAGTAAAACTGGAAACGGGCATCAAAGGGGTCATGCGCGACATCGACAGTGATTTCTCTTACAGTGCGTTCAACCAGGACAATCAGCAATATGTAGCAGACCCTCAGCGCTCTGATGTGTTCCTTTACGACCAAAACGTATTGGCGGGTTATGCTTCTTTCAACATCAAGTTGGGCGAAAAATGGGGAATTATTGCGGGTACGCGCTACGAGCACACCGACATTGCCGGAAAATACCGCAATGAAGAACGGGTCCCTTTTGCTTCGGATTACGACAACTTTTTACCCAGCATCATCATCAACCGCAATTTGAAAAAACCGGGTTCTTCGGTCAAACTGAGTTATGCCAACCGCATTCAACGCCCCAGTTTGCGCTTTGTAAACCCTTACATCGAGCTTACCGACCCTCGCGACATTACGGTGGGTACGCCACTGTTGTTTCCTGAACAAACCGACCAGCTTGAGTTTAATTACAACACCTTTTTAAAAGGAGGAACGGTCATCAATGCCGGGATTTTTACCCGCTTCACCAACGCCATCATCGAACCTTTCACCATCGTCATCAACGATACCGACAACATTCCCGCCGAACAAGAAGCGTTGATCAACAGCATCAAACCATTCCTGGGGCAAATTGACGATGGCATCAGCATCACTACGTACCAAAACATCGGCAAAAGTACCACCATCGGATTCAATTTCTTCAGTTCGGTGACCATCAAAAAGGTACAGTTCCGGGGTGGAGCCACGGTTTCACACTACACCGGCGAAGGTATCCTGGCTGGTGAACGGGTCAGTAATTCGGGCATTGTTTGGAATGGTAACCTCAATTTTACCTGGACCATGTCCAAAAGCCTCAAGTTTGAAGCCAATGGATTTTACCTCTCCCCTCGGGTGGGTATTCAAGGGGTACGTTCTGCATATACGCGGAGTTCTTTTGGCATCCGCAAAGAAATTTGGAAGAAAAAAGGCAGCATCGGGATTGTGGCTGTCCAGCCTTTCCAGCGCGATGTACGTTTCCCTACGCGATTGGAAGGAGCTACTTTCCGCCAAACCAGTGAATACGCTTTTGCACAGCGCTCTTATGGTCTATCTTTTAGCTATCGATTTGGCAAGCTGGATTTCAACAAGGCCCCGCGCCAGCGCAATTCCAAGATCAAGAACGATGACTTGAAGGACGGCGGCGGAGAGAACAGCGGGTTCTAA
- a CDS encoding NAD(P)H-binding protein, with the protein MQTILGAGGVIGNDLAKALMIYTDQIRLVSRNPKAVNPNDELFSADLLDSVAVQKSLVGSKVAYLTAGLPYSTKIWREKWPLLMRNVIDACKANETKLVFSVTFIPWAK; encoded by the coding sequence ATGCAAACCATCCTCGGCGCCGGAGGCGTAATTGGCAATGATTTGGCCAAAGCCTTGATGATCTATACCGACCAAATCCGCCTCGTCAGCCGCAATCCAAAAGCCGTCAATCCAAATGATGAACTGTTTTCAGCCGATTTACTGGATTCTGTAGCCGTACAGAAATCACTGGTTGGCTCGAAAGTTGCCTATCTCACCGCCGGGCTGCCTTATTCAACCAAAATTTGGCGGGAGAAATGGCCCTTGCTCATGCGCAATGTAATTGATGCTTGTAAGGCCAATGAAACCAAGCTGGTTTTTTCAGTAACGTTTATTCCTTGGGCAAAGTAG
- a CDS encoding RNA polymerase sigma factor has protein sequence MKLRLFTPKAETSTDEALLAHYQASGDLQVLGVLYSRYTELVYGVCLKYFKQEETAADAVMDIFEELVQKALKHEVDKFRPWLYVLAKNHCLMRLRKAGQNFTVSFDPGLMYSLELMHPEEEDPNDREITLKRLENCIEGLADQQKDCVRMFYFEDRSYKDIAEGMNLDLSIVRSHIQNGRRNLKNCVGASPTWVPT, from the coding sequence TTGAAACTGCGCCTGTTTACACCCAAAGCGGAAACGTCTACCGACGAAGCATTGCTGGCCCACTACCAGGCGAGTGGTGACTTGCAGGTTTTGGGTGTCTTGTACAGTCGTTACACGGAGTTGGTTTATGGCGTTTGCCTTAAGTACTTTAAGCAGGAGGAGACCGCCGCCGATGCAGTAATGGACATTTTTGAAGAATTGGTCCAAAAAGCATTAAAACACGAGGTGGACAAATTTCGTCCTTGGTTGTATGTACTGGCCAAAAACCACTGTTTGATGCGTTTGCGCAAAGCCGGGCAAAATTTTACGGTAAGTTTTGATCCTGGCCTTATGTATTCTCTGGAGCTGATGCATCCTGAAGAGGAAGACCCCAACGATCGGGAAATCACCCTGAAAAGGTTGGAAAACTGCATCGAAGGACTCGCGGATCAACAAAAAGACTGTGTCCGTATGTTTTATTTTGAAGACCGCAGTTACAAGGATATTGCCGAAGGGATGAACCTGGATTTGAGCATCGTTCGGTCACATATTCAAAATGGGCGGCGGAATTTGAAAAATTGCGTAGGGGCGTCCCCTACGTGGGTGCCCACATAG
- a CDS encoding NAD-dependent epimerase/dehydratase family protein: MSEESPMNPCSKKGEVRAKVEQMILDEVQKGNLQAMIARAADFYGPGALLSFVDAMVFQNLAKGKTPQILVNANTKHTFTFTPDAARATAALGNTPSAYNQIWNLPTDSNALTGREFVHLAAEAFGTKDKYTVLSKTMIRLIGLFVPVLGESVEMLYQNQYDYLFDSSKYVRHFKHDATTYQEGIKQTVAHLQQQKK, encoded by the coding sequence ATGTCGGAAGAAAGCCCGATGAATCCCTGTAGTAAAAAAGGAGAAGTGCGGGCCAAAGTGGAGCAAATGATCCTGGATGAGGTGCAAAAAGGCAATTTGCAGGCCATGATTGCCCGTGCAGCCGACTTTTATGGCCCCGGAGCACTGCTCAGCTTTGTTGATGCTATGGTGTTTCAAAATTTAGCAAAAGGTAAAACCCCGCAAATTTTGGTCAACGCAAATACCAAACATACCTTTACCTTTACTCCCGATGCAGCTCGTGCCACTGCCGCATTGGGCAACACGCCATCTGCCTACAACCAGATCTGGAACCTGCCTACAGATTCCAATGCATTGACTGGACGCGAATTTGTCCATTTGGCCGCCGAGGCTTTTGGGACCAAAGACAAGTACACCGTGCTGTCCAAAACGATGATTCGCCTGATTGGCTTGTTTGTCCCCGTACTTGGGGAATCCGTTGAAATGCTCTACCAAAACCAATACGATTATTTGTTCGACAGCTCGAAGTATGTCCGACATTTTAAGCATGATGCGACCACTTACCAGGAGGGAATAAAACAGACTGTGGCACACCTGCAACAGCAGAAAAAATAG